One Streptomyces sp. R28 DNA window includes the following coding sequences:
- a CDS encoding SpoIIE family protein phosphatase translates to MNPEYPFDDAATARAVIDDDGNLVEWNAGAERLLGHRPAEVVGRPAVDLLAGAGQSGSVAPEGDRWDGTVTLRRRDGGVVSVWLLAHRLRPNADGPDRWLVVTPLEGAGPSSPDDPLDNIGLLESPCAIAIYDERLRLRRINAVMAEVLRLSEEHVRGLRAPELTGRAQSTDIEQHLLRVLTTGRGTDVRTYVPVGGDRTYAWLARMAPITDGEGRVHGVSVAAHDFTEHYLAQERLQLVNEASVRIGTTLDVTRTAEELADICVPALADFVSVDLLDPPEPGGEPPTGRLSAPVSLRRAAHRSVNPGNPEAVAELGRVDVYPTPSPQADALLAAHTIVASTSTGDLAQWLAWDPARAARIKEYGIHTTMSVPIRARGTTLGVAVLTRFKNPAPFTPDDVLLAEEITARAAVCIDNARRYSRERETALALQRSLLPRSLPRTAALTAASRYLPAARSGVGGDWFDVIPLSGMRVAMVVGDVVGHGVAASATMGRLRTAVRTLADIDLAPDELLTHLDDLVVRLSEEAGTDGSPGEVGATCLYAVYDPVSRRCTLARAGHPSPVMVPPGGEPEEIELPAGPPLGLGGLPFESAELELREGTVLSLYTDGLIESRERDVDTGHALLREALSASSGSLDETCDHVLQALLPPGGPADDVALLLARTQGLPSSQVATWHIPADPALVAPIRKQVMEQLGTWNLSEASFTAELVVSELVTNAIRYGTPGIRLRLIHDAATLICEVSDTSHTAPHLRRAKIFDEGGRGLLLVAQLTQRWGSRHTADGKTIWAEIGLLDEE, encoded by the coding sequence ATGAACCCGGAGTATCCGTTCGACGACGCCGCGACAGCCCGGGCCGTCATCGACGACGACGGCAATCTCGTCGAGTGGAACGCCGGGGCCGAGCGGCTGCTGGGGCACCGGCCCGCCGAGGTCGTGGGGCGGCCCGCCGTGGATCTGCTGGCCGGTGCGGGACAGAGCGGATCCGTCGCACCGGAGGGCGACCGCTGGGACGGCACCGTCACCCTGCGCCGTCGCGACGGCGGCGTGGTGTCCGTGTGGCTGCTCGCTCACCGCCTCCGGCCGAACGCCGACGGCCCCGACCGCTGGCTCGTGGTCACGCCGCTCGAAGGGGCCGGCCCGAGTTCGCCCGACGACCCGCTGGACAACATCGGTCTCCTCGAATCCCCCTGTGCCATCGCGATCTACGACGAGCGGCTGCGGCTGCGCCGGATCAACGCCGTCATGGCGGAGGTCCTGCGGCTCTCCGAGGAGCATGTGCGCGGGCTGCGGGCGCCCGAACTGACCGGCAGAGCCCAGAGCACGGACATCGAGCAGCATCTCCTTCGCGTGCTCACCACCGGCCGTGGCACCGACGTACGGACGTACGTTCCGGTCGGCGGGGACAGAACGTACGCCTGGCTGGCCCGCATGGCCCCGATCACCGACGGCGAGGGGCGGGTGCACGGCGTGTCCGTCGCCGCGCACGACTTCACCGAGCACTACCTGGCCCAGGAGCGGTTGCAACTGGTGAACGAGGCCAGCGTCCGTATCGGCACCACCCTGGACGTCACCCGGACGGCCGAGGAGCTGGCGGACATCTGTGTTCCCGCGCTCGCCGACTTCGTGAGCGTCGACCTGCTGGACCCTCCGGAGCCCGGCGGCGAGCCGCCCACAGGCAGGCTGAGCGCCCCGGTCAGCCTGCGCCGGGCCGCCCACCGGTCCGTCAACCCGGGCAACCCCGAAGCCGTGGCCGAGCTGGGACGTGTGGATGTGTATCCCACCCCGTCACCCCAGGCCGACGCGCTGCTGGCGGCCCACACCATCGTGGCCTCGACGTCGACCGGGGACCTCGCCCAGTGGCTCGCCTGGGACCCGGCACGCGCCGCGCGGATCAAGGAGTACGGCATCCACACGACGATGTCCGTACCGATCCGGGCCCGCGGCACCACCCTCGGCGTCGCCGTGCTCACTCGGTTCAAGAACCCCGCCCCCTTCACCCCCGACGACGTGCTGCTGGCCGAGGAGATCACGGCACGCGCGGCGGTCTGCATCGACAACGCCCGGCGCTACTCCCGCGAACGTGAGACCGCCCTCGCCCTGCAACGCAGCCTGCTGCCCCGGTCCCTGCCGCGCACCGCGGCGTTGACAGCGGCATCCCGCTATCTCCCGGCGGCGCGGTCCGGGGTGGGCGGCGACTGGTTCGACGTGATCCCGCTGTCCGGGATGCGGGTGGCGATGGTCGTCGGGGACGTCGTCGGCCACGGCGTGGCGGCGTCGGCCACCATGGGACGGCTGCGCACGGCGGTGCGCACTCTGGCCGACATCGACCTCGCGCCCGACGAACTGCTCACCCACCTCGACGACCTGGTCGTACGCCTCTCCGAGGAGGCGGGCACCGACGGCAGCCCGGGCGAGGTCGGCGCCACCTGTCTGTACGCGGTGTACGACCCGGTCTCCCGGCGCTGCACGCTGGCCCGGGCCGGCCACCCCTCGCCCGTCATGGTGCCGCCGGGCGGCGAACCGGAGGAGATCGAGCTGCCCGCCGGGCCGCCGCTCGGTCTGGGCGGGCTGCCGTTCGAGTCCGCCGAGCTCGAACTGCGCGAGGGCACCGTGCTCTCCCTCTACACCGACGGCCTGATCGAGAGCCGCGAGCGTGACGTCGACACCGGTCATGCCCTGCTCCGCGAGGCACTCTCGGCCTCCTCCGGCTCGCTGGACGAGACCTGTGACCACGTCCTGCAGGCCCTGCTCCCGCCGGGCGGCCCCGCCGACGACGTGGCCCTGCTGCTGGCCCGTACCCAGGGACTGCCCTCCTCGCAGGTCGCGACCTGGCACATCCCGGCCGACCCCGCGCTCGTCGCGCCCATCCGCAAGCAGGTCATGGAGCAGCTCGGCACCTGGAACCTGAGCGAGGCGTCGTTCACGGCCGAGCTGGTGGTGAGCGAGCTGGTGACGAACGCCATCCGCTACGGCACCCCCGGCATCCGCCTCCGGCTGATCCACGACGCGGCCACGCTGATCTGCGAGGTGTCCGACACCAGCCACACGGCACCGCATCTGCGCCGCGCCAAGATCTTCGACGAGGGCGGCCGCGGCCTGCTGCTGGTCGCTCAGCTGACCCAGCGCTGGGGCAGCAGACACACGGCGGACGGCAAGACGATCTGGGCGGAGATCGGGCTCCTCGACGAGGAGTGA
- a CDS encoding glycoside hydrolase family 2 TIM barrel-domain containing protein has product MTVTRRSLLFASTAAPAAGALLTTATARAAEAAESMGAGSGRRTVALRDGWRFALVNPGGLTDPTGAYAGAAEPGYDDSGWREVAVPHDWSIEFAPTTEHGTTSGTGFFPGGLGWYRLAFTLPPGLVGKRISVEFDGVYMDSYVYCNGKEVGRHPYGYTGFAYDLTDLVHTDGSTENVLAVKVHNRLPSSRWYSGSGIYREARLVVTEPVHVERWGTYVTTPEITEERGVVRVRTAVVNAFGGGTDVEVVSRIVDPGGRTVARTSSTVAVTDKATETHELTVADPKLWDFETPHHRYTLKTELRVGGRTTDTYRTTFGFRTFRFDPDEGFHLNGAHSKIKGVDLHHDLGALGAAVSIDAIRRQMTIMKSMGVNAFRTSHNPPSPEMIRVCEEMGIVMLVEAFDCWRSPKTRYDYGRFFDEWADKDITEMVLAARNSPAVLVWSIGNEVSEFTSASGLAMADRLIAAIKASDDTRPVVIGSHRHRSVPAPGSPGDLILAKLDGLGLNYNTAKSVDALHARYPNLFLFESESSSETSTRGAYQEPERLNTGENHTPGKRSTSSYDNNLASWTMSGEYGHKKDRDRKWFAGQFLWSGIDYIGEPTPYDVFPVKASFFGAVDTAGFPKDMYHLFRSQWVDEPMVHLLPMTWNHQEGDTVEVWAYSNVDTVELFLNGESLGARTFDTKKTVDGRPYLETTEATGDDKTFTDGPYPGSYTSPNGSAGKLHLTWKVPYRAGELKAVARRDGKVVATDVLRTAGAPRAVRLTADRKSLAADGRSLAFVTAEVVDARGVVVPDAADLITFEVTGGSLAGLDNGREESAERYQASTRTVFHGKALAIIRSGTKAGALKVTARAEGLRTGSVTVRTTHARSAVLTPAAEFEPDYLAPSNHPYADASYSGRPDTLPAAMLDGDPATGWSNGFLKAATALLPAFDGARPEDWVSVDFGRTRTFDRMEVSFTVDATHTLPASVVADVWDGRRYVPVEGATVEWATASDAPTVITFAAARGSRLRLTLTSAHPGEARGAIRISKLEVPAT; this is encoded by the coding sequence ATGACAGTCACTCGAAGATCGTTACTGTTCGCCTCCACGGCCGCCCCGGCGGCCGGAGCACTGCTGACCACCGCGACGGCACGGGCCGCCGAGGCCGCCGAATCCATGGGTGCCGGGTCCGGCCGCCGCACGGTGGCGTTGCGCGACGGCTGGCGCTTCGCCCTGGTGAACCCGGGCGGCCTCACCGACCCGACCGGCGCGTACGCGGGCGCCGCCGAGCCCGGCTACGACGACTCGGGCTGGCGCGAGGTCGCGGTGCCCCATGACTGGAGCATCGAGTTCGCGCCGACCACCGAGCACGGCACCACCAGCGGCACCGGCTTCTTCCCCGGCGGCCTCGGCTGGTACCGCCTCGCCTTCACCCTGCCGCCCGGCCTCGTCGGCAAGCGGATATCGGTGGAGTTCGACGGCGTCTACATGGACTCGTACGTCTACTGCAACGGCAAGGAGGTCGGCCGCCACCCCTACGGCTACACCGGCTTCGCCTACGACCTCACCGACCTCGTGCACACCGACGGCAGCACCGAGAACGTGCTCGCGGTCAAGGTGCACAACCGCCTCCCCAGCAGCCGCTGGTACTCGGGCAGCGGCATCTACCGCGAGGCCCGCCTCGTCGTCACCGAGCCGGTGCACGTGGAGCGCTGGGGCACGTACGTCACGACGCCGGAGATCACCGAGGAGCGGGGCGTCGTACGAGTGCGGACCGCGGTGGTGAACGCCTTCGGCGGGGGCACGGACGTCGAGGTCGTCTCGCGGATCGTTGATCCGGGCGGCCGTACCGTCGCCCGTACGTCCTCCACGGTCGCCGTCACCGACAAGGCGACCGAGACCCACGAACTCACCGTTGCCGACCCGAAGTTGTGGGACTTCGAGACCCCGCACCACCGCTACACCCTGAAGACCGAACTGCGCGTCGGCGGGAGAACCACCGACACCTACCGCACCACCTTCGGCTTTCGCACCTTCCGCTTCGACCCCGACGAGGGCTTCCACCTCAACGGCGCCCACAGCAAGATCAAGGGTGTCGACCTCCATCACGACCTGGGCGCCCTCGGTGCCGCCGTCAGCATCGACGCGATCCGTCGGCAGATGACCATCATGAAGTCGATGGGCGTCAACGCCTTCCGCACCTCCCACAACCCGCCCTCCCCGGAGATGATCCGGGTCTGCGAGGAGATGGGCATCGTGATGCTGGTGGAGGCCTTCGACTGCTGGCGCTCGCCCAAGACGCGCTACGACTACGGGCGCTTCTTCGACGAGTGGGCCGACAAGGACATCACCGAGATGGTGCTGGCGGCCCGCAACTCGCCGGCCGTCCTGGTGTGGTCGATCGGCAACGAGGTCTCCGAGTTCACCTCGGCCTCCGGACTCGCCATGGCCGACCGGCTCATCGCCGCCATCAAGGCCTCCGACGACACCCGCCCCGTCGTCATCGGCTCCCACCGGCACCGCAGCGTGCCCGCCCCGGGCTCCCCCGGCGACCTGATCCTGGCCAAGCTCGACGGCCTCGGCCTCAACTACAACACCGCCAAGTCGGTGGACGCCCTGCACGCCCGCTATCCGAACCTGTTCCTCTTCGAGTCCGAGTCGTCCTCCGAGACCTCCACACGCGGCGCCTACCAGGAGCCCGAGCGCCTCAACACCGGCGAGAACCACACGCCGGGCAAGCGGTCGACCTCGTCGTACGACAACAACCTCGCCTCCTGGACCATGAGCGGCGAGTACGGGCACAAGAAGGACCGGGACCGTAAGTGGTTCGCCGGGCAGTTCCTGTGGTCGGGCATCGACTACATCGGTGAGCCCACGCCGTACGACGTGTTCCCGGTGAAGGCGTCCTTCTTCGGCGCGGTCGACACGGCCGGCTTCCCGAAGGACATGTACCACCTGTTCCGGAGCCAGTGGGTCGACGAGCCGATGGTCCATCTGCTGCCGATGACCTGGAATCACCAGGAGGGCGACACGGTGGAGGTGTGGGCGTACTCCAACGTCGACACCGTCGAGCTCTTCCTCAACGGAGAGTCCCTCGGCGCGCGGACGTTCGACACCAAGAAGACCGTCGACGGCCGGCCCTACCTGGAGACGACCGAGGCGACCGGCGACGACAAGACCTTCACCGACGGTCCCTACCCCGGCAGCTACACCAGCCCGAACGGCAGCGCGGGCAAGCTCCATCTGACCTGGAAAGTTCCGTACAGGGCAGGGGAGTTGAAGGCGGTGGCCCGACGGGACGGCAAGGTGGTCGCCACCGATGTGCTGCGCACGGCCGGTGCACCGAGGGCCGTACGGCTCACCGCCGACCGCAAGTCCCTTGCCGCCGACGGCCGTTCGCTGGCCTTCGTGACCGCCGAGGTCGTCGACGCCCGGGGTGTGGTGGTGCCCGACGCCGCGGACCTGATCACCTTCGAGGTGACGGGCGGCTCGCTCGCCGGACTCGACAACGGACGGGAGGAGAGCGCCGAGCGGTACCAGGCCAGTACGCGTACGGTCTTCCACGGCAAGGCGCTGGCGATCATACGCTCGGGCACGAAGGCGGGCGCCCTGAAGGTGACCGCACGAGCCGAGGGCCTGCGGACGGGCAGCGTGACCGTGCGGACGACCCACGCCCGGTCCGCCGTGCTCACGCCGGCCGCGGAGTTCGAACCCGACTATCTGGCACCTTCCAACCACCCCTACGCGGACGCCAGTTACTCCGGCCGCCCGGACACCCTCCCGGCCGCCATGCTCGACGGCGACCCGGCCACCGGCTGGTCCAACGGCTTCCTCAAGGCGGCCACGGCCCTGCTGCCGGCCTTCGACGGAGCCCGGCCCGAGGACTGGGTCTCCGTGGACTTCGGCCGGACGCGGACCTTCGACCGGATGGAGGTCTCCTTCACAGTGGACGCCACACACACCTTGCCCGCGTCGGTCGTGGCCGATGTGTGGGACGGCCGACGGTACGTGCCGGTGGAGGGCGCGACCGTGGAGTGGGCCACCGCCTCGGACGCACCGACGGTCATCACCTTCGCCGCCGCACGCGGCTCGCGCCTTCGACTGACCCTGACCAGCGCTCACCCCGGGGAGGCTCGCGGGGCAATACGGATCAGCAAGCTGGAGGTACCCGCTACCTGA
- a CDS encoding glycoside hydrolase family 9 protein, with translation MKRRRTTLLSLTALLVAGLTALPAAPAGAEEVEQLKNGTFDTTTAPWWTTSNVTAGLSDGRLCANVPGGTANRWDAGVGQNDIALVKGESYRFSFTATGSPEGHVVRAIVGLSAAPYDTYFEVTPELSVSGNSYSYTFTSPVDTAQGQVAFQLGGSADAWRFCMDDASLLGGVPPEVYEPDTGPRVRVNQVAYLPAGPKNATLVTDATEKLPWQLKNASGGVVAHGWTVPRGTDASSAQKVHSIDFGAYRGQGKDFTLVADGEASRPFDIGTAAYERLRLDALKYYYTQRSGIAIRDDLRPGYARPAGHVGVAPNQGDGKVPCQPGVCDYTLDVAGGWYDAGDHGKYVVNGGISVWELLSTYERERLARTGESEKLGDGTLAIPESGNKVPDILDEARWELEFLLKMQVPAGQPLAGMAHHKIHDEQWTGLPLLPSDDPQKRELHPPSTAATLNLAATAAQAARLYKPYDKEFAVKALGAARKAWTAALAHPDRYASESDGIGGGTYADNNVTDEFYWAAAELYLSTGQKEFADHVLNSPVHTADIFGALGYDWARTAAAARLDLATVPSALPGRDKVRQSVTKGADGYLTTLKSQAYGMPYAPTGNLYDWGSNHQILHNAVVIATAYDITGASKYRDGALQSMDYLLGRNALNISYVTGYGEVNSHNQHARWYAHQLDPNQPNPPAGTLAGGPNSGIQDPYAQSKLQGCVGQFCYIDDIQSWSTNEHTINWNSALTRMASFVAGQG, from the coding sequence GTGAAACGACGCAGAACCACGCTGTTGTCCCTGACTGCCCTGCTGGTGGCGGGACTCACCGCACTTCCGGCCGCACCAGCCGGCGCGGAAGAGGTCGAGCAACTCAAGAACGGCACGTTCGACACCACCACCGCCCCGTGGTGGACGACCAGCAACGTCACCGCGGGCCTGTCCGACGGGCGGCTCTGCGCGAACGTCCCGGGCGGCACCGCCAACCGCTGGGACGCCGGCGTCGGCCAGAACGACATCGCCCTGGTGAAGGGGGAGTCGTACCGGTTCTCCTTCACCGCCACCGGCTCGCCCGAGGGGCACGTGGTGCGGGCGATCGTCGGGCTGTCGGCGGCGCCGTACGACACCTACTTCGAGGTGACACCGGAGCTGAGCGTCTCCGGGAACTCCTACTCGTACACCTTCACCTCGCCCGTCGACACCGCGCAGGGCCAGGTCGCCTTCCAGCTCGGCGGCAGCGCGGACGCATGGCGCTTCTGCATGGACGACGCCTCGCTGCTGGGCGGCGTCCCGCCCGAGGTGTACGAGCCCGACACCGGGCCGCGGGTGCGGGTGAACCAGGTCGCCTATCTGCCCGCCGGACCGAAGAACGCCACGCTGGTCACCGACGCGACGGAGAAGCTGCCCTGGCAGCTGAAGAACGCGTCCGGGGGTGTGGTCGCCCACGGCTGGACCGTGCCGCGCGGCACCGACGCCTCCTCCGCGCAGAAGGTCCACTCCATCGACTTCGGCGCCTACCGCGGGCAGGGCAAGGACTTCACGCTGGTCGCCGACGGAGAGGCGAGCCGGCCCTTCGACATCGGCACGGCCGCCTACGAGCGGCTGCGCCTGGACGCCCTGAAGTACTACTACACGCAGCGCAGCGGCATCGCGATCCGCGACGACCTGCGCCCGGGCTACGCCCGCCCCGCCGGACACGTCGGCGTCGCGCCCAATCAGGGCGACGGCAAGGTGCCCTGTCAGCCGGGCGTGTGCGACTACACGCTCGACGTCGCCGGCGGCTGGTACGACGCCGGCGACCACGGCAAGTACGTCGTCAACGGCGGCATCTCCGTGTGGGAGCTGCTGAGCACGTACGAACGTGAACGGCTCGCCCGCACCGGGGAGTCGGAGAAGCTCGGCGACGGCACGCTCGCCATCCCGGAGAGCGGCAACAAGGTGCCGGACATCCTCGACGAGGCCCGCTGGGAGCTGGAGTTCCTGCTGAAGATGCAGGTACCCGCGGGGCAGCCGCTGGCCGGCATGGCGCACCACAAGATCCACGACGAGCAGTGGACGGGCCTGCCGCTGCTGCCGAGCGACGACCCGCAAAAGCGCGAACTGCACCCGCCGTCCACCGCGGCGACCCTGAACCTGGCGGCGACGGCCGCGCAGGCGGCGCGCCTGTACAAGCCGTACGACAAGGAGTTCGCGGTGAAGGCGCTGGGTGCCGCCCGCAAGGCCTGGACCGCGGCGCTCGCGCATCCCGACCGGTACGCCTCCGAGAGCGACGGCATCGGCGGCGGCACCTACGCCGACAACAACGTCACCGACGAGTTCTACTGGGCGGCGGCGGAGCTGTATCTCAGCACGGGCCAGAAGGAGTTCGCGGACCACGTTCTCAACTCGCCGGTGCACACCGCCGACATCTTCGGCGCCCTCGGCTACGACTGGGCCAGGACGGCGGCAGCGGCCCGGCTGGACCTGGCGACCGTGCCGAGTGCTCTGCCCGGCCGGGACAAGGTGCGCCAGTCCGTGACCAAGGGCGCGGACGGCTATCTGACCACTCTGAAGTCACAGGCCTACGGCATGCCCTACGCCCCGACCGGCAACCTCTACGACTGGGGCTCCAACCACCAGATCCTGCACAACGCCGTCGTGATCGCCACCGCGTACGACATCACCGGCGCCTCGAAGTACCGTGACGGTGCGCTGCAGAGCATGGACTATCTCCTCGGCCGCAACGCGCTGAACATCTCGTACGTGACCGGCTACGGCGAGGTCAACTCCCACAACCAGCACGCCCGTTGGTACGCCCACCAGCTCGACCCGAACCAGCCCAACCCGCCGGCCGGCACGCTCGCCGGCGGGCCGAACTCCGGCATCCAGGACCCCTACGCACAGAGCAAACTCCAGGGCTGCGTCGGCCAGTTCTGCTACATCGACGACATCCAGTCCTGGTCGACGAACGAGCACACGATCAACTGGAACTCCGCCCTGACCCGGATGGCCTCCTTCGTGGCCGGCCAGGGTTAG
- a CDS encoding acyl carrier protein, with the protein MHMRLPAARPTAVAALALAATVVFVPPAHAADGDDYEVTLTSSTATTDYDHRTVDLTGTLTRPDGTAVADAPVQLEESVLFKTWNPWGDPIDPTEWETRSLGTVRTDAEGRFTLEDVPADRWDDKPSRYLSPRHEVRFRAVYDTDPTDFHMAFADTAVRVEPVASSLTYRVSKLIVRPGDGLTVTGRVTWPAGHGPVAGTRVFLRQYFESQYDAQTTTDAAGNFTIRTRIREDDREFVVFSAPKDYYVAGVSKDLPVLNIAP; encoded by the coding sequence GTGCACATGCGTTTACCGGCCGCCCGACCGACCGCCGTCGCCGCGCTCGCCCTGGCCGCCACCGTGGTGTTCGTACCGCCCGCCCACGCGGCGGACGGTGACGACTACGAGGTGACCCTCACCAGCAGCACCGCCACGACCGACTACGACCACCGCACGGTCGACCTCACCGGCACACTGACCCGGCCCGACGGCACCGCCGTCGCCGACGCCCCGGTCCAGCTCGAGGAGTCGGTGCTGTTCAAGACCTGGAACCCGTGGGGAGACCCGATCGACCCGACGGAGTGGGAGACGCGCAGCCTGGGCACCGTCCGCACCGACGCCGAGGGGCGGTTCACCCTTGAGGACGTCCCGGCGGACCGGTGGGACGACAAGCCCAGCCGCTACCTGTCCCCGCGCCACGAGGTGCGGTTCCGCGCCGTTTACGACACCGACCCCACCGACTTCCACATGGCCTTCGCGGACACCGCCGTCAGGGTCGAGCCGGTCGCTAGCTCCCTCACCTACCGGGTCAGCAAGCTCATCGTGCGCCCCGGCGACGGCCTCACCGTGACGGGCAGGGTCACCTGGCCCGCCGGGCACGGCCCGGTCGCGGGGACCCGGGTCTTCCTGCGGCAGTACTTCGAGAGCCAGTACGACGCGCAGACCACCACGGATGCCGCCGGGAACTTCACCATCCGGACCAGGATCCGCGAGGACGACCGCGAGTTCGTCGTCTTCTCCGCGCCCAAGGACTACTACGTAGCGGGCGTGAGCAAGGACCTGCCCGTCCTGAACATCGCCCCGTAA